From the genome of Candidatus Atribacteria bacterium ADurb.Bin276:
TTCCCTCTAAGCGTTTTGCATATTGGGACAGTTCGTTCACTTTCCGCCTATATTCTTCATTCTCCTGTAATAATTTTTCCTTTTCTTTTAGTACAGCTTCAACCGCTTCTGCAATTTCCTCAATAAATTCGTTTACTTCATCTTCATTATACCCACGGAAAGAACGACTGAATTCAATTTCTAAAATATTTTCCGGTTTCAAGTCCATTTCCGTCACTCCTCAGCCATGTTATTTTTTGCTCGCTTACTGGCAGTCTCAATTCCGTCCATAACAATACCTCTAAAACCTGACAACTCCAGTCGTTTTATTCCGGCAATGGTTGTTCCCCCAGGAGAACAAACCATATTTTTTAATAAACCAGGATGACAATTTTTTTTCTTCAACCAGGTTGCTGTTCCTAACATGGTTTGAATTACCATTTTTAAACTTTTTTCCCACGGTAAACCAATGTTCACACCAGCATCCATCATTGCCTCTAAAAAAACCGCCACTAACCCCGGCCCGCTCCCACTCAAGGCAGTAATCTGATCAAATTCTTTCTCTTCAGCTTCAAATACCCAACCCAGCGAAGAAAATAGAAATAAAAGGTCCTCGCGATTTTCTTCGCTCACCCGGGAGTTAAAATGAAGGGCAACAACGCCCTCTCCAACCTCTACGCCCAAGTTCGGCATCATTCTGACAATAGGTTGACCTTCTCCTAAGTATTTCTGCAATTGCTCCTGATTAACTCCCGCTGCCAGGGAAATGAGTATTGAGTTTTTAAATTGAGTAAGGTCTTGACAAACCAATT
Proteins encoded in this window:
- the proC gene encoding Pyrroline-5-carboxylate reductase, translated to MKQSILVVGCGNMGSALTRGLCLDKWHNKYDFCLYDKVLPKAIQIANELGLSYVADLNEVKSEPYLIFLAVKPNQVKLVCQDLTQFKNSILISLAAGVNQEQLQKYLGEGQPIVRMMPNLGVEVGEGVVALHFNSRVSEENREDLLFLFSSLGWVFEAEEKEFDQITALSGSGPGLVAVFLEAMMDAGVNIGLPWEKSLKMVIQTMLGTATWLKKKNCHPGLLKNMVCSPGGTTIAGIKRLELSGFRGIVMDGIETASKRAKNNMAEE